The Sporosarcina ureae genome includes a region encoding these proteins:
- a CDS encoding transglycosylase domain-containing protein, translating into MKRSEYKALQHKKAPKKQRSLKNKIIRFVLISALLAVLCVLLVLNVFITFSDVSKLEGPAPRSTVIYDPTGEVISKVSNSNIEGVSIDQIPNTLIEAVISVEDQRFYKHHGINYFRMGRALLENAFKGKIVSGGSTITQQLAKNAFLTQERTYSRKFKELILAKKIERVYSKEEIMERYLNQIYFGDGAWGVQRAAQTYFGKDVSELTLSESATIAGVIKAPSNLSPTKNMEKSEKRRNLVLSLMLREQYSSQQEYDEAIGQKIELAESTVPDYKAKYPYYIDRVVDEAVNRYDLTKNEVLSGGLHITTEINPTVQNALEEVYADDRYFPKSTPDQLLQSASVFLNPKTGGILALVGGRGEYTQGRFNNATDLIRQPGSALKPLAAYTPALEEGYHMSDLLVDEPIDMDGYSPKNFDQTYRGEVTMYDALAQSYNIPPVWLLNEIGIKNGVHAVERFGISLEKNDRALGLALGGLVKGTSPLRMAQAFSAFANDGVMEEAHAITEIKDSEGKVLGKWKGESVRVTDAEVAQQMTYMLQGAVEEGTAKKAQISGVDVAGKTGTTQLPIEGVDGSKDHWFVGYTPDIAGAVWLGYDQTDAGHYLTSTSSFTAPPIFAQVVSKSASELTTKKFDLSLIDEEIKELKKQKNKTKEEREKKEKKEEKDQKKKEFWEGIEEWGRKWFRD; encoded by the coding sequence ATGAAAAGATCCGAATATAAAGCTTTACAACATAAAAAAGCACCAAAAAAGCAAAGAAGCCTGAAAAACAAGATTATCCGTTTCGTATTGATCAGTGCACTGCTTGCTGTTCTTTGCGTACTACTCGTACTGAATGTCTTCATCACATTCAGTGACGTAAGTAAGCTCGAAGGACCCGCACCGAGATCAACGGTTATTTACGATCCGACCGGAGAAGTGATCAGTAAGGTTTCGAATTCGAATATTGAAGGTGTATCGATCGACCAGATTCCGAATACGCTGATCGAAGCTGTCATTTCCGTGGAAGATCAACGATTCTACAAACATCACGGCATTAATTATTTCAGGATGGGACGCGCCTTACTCGAGAACGCGTTCAAAGGTAAAATCGTGTCAGGGGGCAGTACGATTACGCAGCAACTTGCGAAAAATGCGTTTTTGACGCAGGAGCGTACGTACTCGCGTAAATTCAAAGAACTGATCCTCGCAAAGAAGATTGAACGCGTGTATTCGAAAGAGGAGATCATGGAACGTTACCTGAACCAAATTTATTTCGGTGACGGGGCGTGGGGTGTTCAACGTGCGGCGCAGACCTATTTCGGTAAGGATGTCAGTGAATTGACGTTAAGTGAATCTGCGACCATAGCAGGCGTCATTAAAGCTCCGTCGAATTTATCACCTACGAAAAATATGGAAAAGTCGGAGAAACGACGCAATCTGGTGTTGTCGTTGATGCTGCGTGAACAGTATAGCAGTCAGCAAGAATACGATGAAGCGATTGGACAGAAAATAGAACTGGCTGAATCGACAGTGCCAGATTATAAAGCGAAATATCCGTATTATATCGACCGGGTAGTGGACGAGGCGGTCAATAGGTATGATTTGACGAAAAATGAAGTATTGTCCGGTGGGTTGCATATTACGACAGAAATCAATCCGACGGTCCAGAATGCGTTGGAAGAAGTGTATGCGGATGATCGTTATTTTCCGAAGAGCACGCCAGATCAACTTTTGCAGAGCGCCTCTGTTTTCCTAAATCCTAAAACAGGCGGAATCCTGGCGTTAGTCGGTGGGAGAGGGGAGTATACGCAGGGACGCTTCAATAATGCGACTGATCTCATACGGCAGCCTGGATCTGCGTTAAAGCCGCTTGCCGCCTATACTCCGGCACTTGAGGAAGGGTACCATATGTCGGATTTGCTTGTGGATGAACCGATTGATATGGATGGATACTCTCCGAAAAACTTTGATCAGACATATAGAGGGGAAGTGACGATGTACGATGCACTCGCACAGTCGTATAATATCCCTCCCGTTTGGCTGTTGAATGAGATCGGCATCAAAAATGGAGTTCATGCTGTTGAACGGTTTGGAATTTCATTAGAAAAAAATGACCGTGCACTTGGATTAGCGTTGGGAGGACTGGTTAAAGGCACTTCTCCTTTGCGGATGGCTCAAGCGTTTTCCGCGTTTGCGAATGATGGTGTGATGGAGGAAGCGCATGCGATTACAGAAATTAAAGATTCGGAAGGAAAAGTGCTCGGCAAGTGGAAGGGTGAGTCTGTACGCGTGACAGATGCGGAAGTTGCCCAGCAAATGACCTATATGCTGCAAGGGGCTGTAGAGGAAGGTACTGCCAAAAAAGCACAAATTTCCGGTGTGGACGTGGCGGGGAAGACGGGCACCACACAGCTTCCAATTGAAGGAGTGGACGGTTCAAAAGATCATTGGTTCGTTGGCTATACACCGGATATTGCCGGTGCGGTCTGGCTCGGATATGATCAAACAGACGCCGGCCATTATTTAACATCCACCAGTAGCTTTACCGCACCACCCATATTCGCGCAAGTTGTTTCAAAATCAGCAAGCGAATTAACCACAAAGAAATTTGATTTGTCGTTAATTGATGAAGAAATAAAAGAGCTGAAGAAGCAGAAGAACAAGACCAAGGAAGAAAGAGAAAAGAAAGAGAAGAAAGAAGAGAAGGATCAGAAGAAAAAAGAGTTTTGGGAAGGGATTGAAGAGTGGGGACGGAAATGGTTTAGAGATTAA
- a CDS encoding restriction endonuclease, translated as MTKWWMIRAGDNNELIPVWKQNDIVSIGWPQFGDPKQYRTKDMMREKADIVFNEAKPQSRNSWTSQVWRFSREIEEGDHIISYSKEKREYLIGKVTESHFYDTLIGNPDYPNTLKVDWESKTVDRDRLSQAAKNTLGSVLTVFRVDQWGNEIMQLLRNQQIQPVKIDEVEPEEDEVIEDFIGKALAMVEDKVDKLDPWQMQDLVGALLQSMKYNVRVSPKGPDGGVDVLAYKDSFGFEKPIIKVQVKHRKVTASAPEVQQLLGANPIDGNCLFISTGGFTVQAQAVAKHNSVTLVDLEELVRLVVQWYESMPNEGRALLPLQRIYVPE; from the coding sequence ATGACAAAATGGTGGATGATTAGAGCTGGCGATAATAATGAATTAATTCCTGTTTGGAAGCAAAATGATATTGTTTCAATTGGTTGGCCACAATTTGGAGATCCGAAGCAGTACCGCACAAAAGATATGATGCGAGAAAAAGCAGACATAGTGTTTAATGAAGCTAAACCACAATCGAGAAATAGTTGGACTAGTCAAGTGTGGCGCTTTAGTAGAGAGATAGAAGAAGGCGATCACATTATTTCGTATTCTAAAGAAAAAAGGGAGTATTTAATCGGTAAGGTAACTGAATCTCACTTTTACGACACGCTCATAGGAAACCCGGATTACCCGAACACACTTAAAGTAGATTGGGAATCTAAAACTGTAGACAGAGATCGTTTATCCCAAGCTGCGAAAAATACTTTAGGATCCGTTTTAACTGTATTTCGTGTCGATCAGTGGGGAAATGAAATAATGCAGTTGCTAAGGAATCAACAGATACAACCAGTAAAAATTGATGAAGTGGAGCCTGAGGAAGATGAAGTGATTGAAGATTTTATAGGTAAAGCATTAGCAATGGTAGAGGATAAGGTAGACAAATTAGATCCTTGGCAAATGCAGGATTTGGTCGGGGCACTATTGCAGTCGATGAAATACAATGTTCGTGTAAGTCCTAAGGGTCCTGATGGCGGAGTAGATGTCCTTGCGTATAAAGATTCATTTGGATTTGAAAAACCGATTATCAAAGTGCAAGTGAAACATCGTAAAGTGACAGCATCTGCGCCAGAAGTACAGCAACTCCTAGGTGCAAATCCAATCGATGGTAATTGTCTATTTATCTCGACTGGAGGATTTACTGTACAAGCTCAAGCTGTTGCAAAACATAATTCAGTTACTTTGGTTGATTTAGAAGAGTTAGTACGTTTAGTCGTGCAGTGGTACGAAAGTATGCCGAATGAAGGGAGAGCTCTATTGCCATTGCAGAGGATTTATGTACCTGAGTGA
- a CDS encoding DUF1835 domain-containing protein, which produces MNENHRPSNPYTPQQAKKIVDQLFIKAEQLDDEALGKITRSLLAADETCPQTVHIVFDRAFAGALRHAFRKEPLKSTEQIISIPDILSIGPVESLHTDEGIKNRFCWLQGHLRGDIQEQESEFRSAIQDIKSIPPHLPIILWAGNNAAEQTGLRFATYLLSGQPNEISELNSTKAYESLYRTADHSEEIHILRSSELSPEQLLEFYAHYEPWKWNPARRAAIEQEGESLMYDGSYLRTWEHDELWSSDEDRHDTFIMDCARQLQSAYPGEYYNVLRLIGQVYGELEQYTGDEWIEYRVKELIRYGELASKGDIGDWRKYKIRVIG; this is translated from the coding sequence ATGAATGAAAATCACCGGCCAAGTAACCCATATACTCCGCAACAAGCAAAAAAAATTGTCGATCAACTGTTCATTAAAGCAGAGCAACTAGACGATGAAGCGCTCGGGAAAATAACGCGGTCGTTGCTCGCTGCGGATGAAACGTGCCCGCAGACGGTCCACATCGTCTTCGACCGTGCGTTTGCGGGAGCTCTACGACACGCATTTCGCAAAGAGCCCTTAAAGTCAACCGAGCAAATTATCTCAATACCGGACATCCTATCCATCGGTCCGGTGGAATCTCTCCATACGGATGAGGGAATCAAGAACCGATTTTGTTGGCTTCAAGGACATCTCCGCGGTGACATCCAAGAACAAGAGAGTGAATTCCGTAGTGCGATACAGGACATCAAAAGCATCCCGCCACACTTACCAATTATTCTTTGGGCTGGTAACAACGCAGCAGAACAAACCGGCCTGCGATTTGCTACCTACCTCCTAAGCGGTCAGCCCAATGAAATTAGCGAACTCAACAGTACCAAAGCATATGAATCCTTGTACAGAACTGCGGATCATAGTGAAGAGATTCACATCCTTCGTTCCAGTGAACTGTCGCCTGAACAGCTGCTCGAATTTTACGCGCATTACGAACCGTGGAAATGGAACCCAGCCCGACGCGCAGCAATCGAACAGGAAGGCGAATCACTTATGTATGATGGGTCTTACTTGCGCACTTGGGAACACGATGAACTGTGGAGCTCAGATGAAGATCGACACGACACGTTCATCATGGATTGTGCACGTCAGTTACAGTCCGCGTATCCTGGTGAATATTACAACGTACTGCGTCTCATTGGGCAAGTATACGGTGAATTGGAGCAGTATACGGGTGATGAATGGATTGAGTACCGTGTGAAGGAATTGATCCGGTACGGAGAACTTGCGTCCAAAGGGGATATTGGAGACTGGCGGAAATATAAGATACGAGTAATAGGATAG
- a CDS encoding S-layer homology domain-containing protein encodes MKNKFKVCLGALLLAASLPITSAAAEKQPFPDVPPSKHFAVAVNDLAARHIIGGYPDGTFKPGNSITRGQAAAIIAKMTGVDTNQVKNPRFKDVSTSHGFYKAISALAEKGVIGGYPDGTFKPNDPINRKNMAAILVKAFDLPRDTAVSNPFKDRSGITDDVLIIYKLGITTGTSPTTFSPNAFITRGQAAKMLKSTEDLKPQNILTMQPDDFGLTTIDRIRTNSLQQDVVKSILVKGKEGYSKDKIQFVPVKEGRDGIIVSGQNSDTSVQKKYYVDVKKVHGELKVSLTETDDIFSAKVKLYDKNEVKKVALSTMEGELLADNATFVSEKESIEFQVDKAGEYIATVTYKDGTNQRYGIRVQPTEDHFEYKIETLVEKRMAELEIGKDFNIGTHTIVGENHEEIATVTHESKTNTFRATGKKRGNVAVSFENTIYRIGECEGLGVGECYPYYVEGINIEVRQLGSIVHVSIGVIGQSDHA; translated from the coding sequence ATGAAAAACAAATTTAAAGTATGCCTAGGAGCACTATTGCTCGCTGCTAGTTTGCCGATCACTAGCGCAGCTGCAGAAAAACAGCCATTTCCCGACGTTCCGCCGAGTAAGCATTTTGCGGTAGCGGTCAATGACCTAGCTGCTCGTCATATTATCGGAGGATATCCGGACGGCACGTTCAAACCGGGCAACTCGATTACACGAGGACAGGCAGCAGCCATTATTGCTAAAATGACTGGAGTCGATACAAACCAGGTTAAAAATCCACGTTTCAAGGATGTTTCAACCTCACACGGCTTCTACAAAGCAATTTCTGCATTGGCAGAAAAAGGAGTAATCGGTGGGTATCCGGACGGCACTTTCAAACCCAATGATCCGATTAACCGGAAGAATATGGCTGCAATTTTAGTAAAAGCTTTTGATTTGCCACGTGACACAGCTGTTTCCAATCCGTTCAAAGATCGAAGCGGTATTACAGACGATGTACTTATCATCTACAAACTCGGGATCACGACCGGAACAAGCCCTACTACGTTCAGCCCGAACGCATTTATTACACGAGGACAGGCGGCTAAAATGCTGAAATCGACAGAAGATCTGAAACCTCAGAACATACTTACTATGCAACCGGATGATTTTGGTTTAACTACCATCGACAGAATCCGTACGAATTCATTACAACAAGATGTCGTGAAAAGCATTCTAGTTAAAGGCAAGGAAGGCTATTCTAAAGATAAAATTCAATTTGTTCCTGTGAAAGAAGGTAGAGACGGTATTATTGTTTCGGGGCAAAATTCCGATACTTCCGTTCAGAAGAAATATTATGTTGATGTTAAAAAAGTACATGGTGAATTGAAAGTATCGCTGACGGAAACGGATGATATTTTTAGCGCAAAGGTCAAATTGTATGATAAGAATGAAGTAAAGAAGGTTGCACTTTCCACTATGGAAGGTGAATTACTAGCTGACAATGCAACGTTTGTCAGTGAGAAAGAAAGTATCGAATTTCAGGTCGACAAAGCCGGTGAGTATATCGCAACCGTTACGTATAAAGACGGTACAAATCAACGGTACGGAATACGGGTACAACCGACCGAGGATCACTTTGAATACAAAATCGAGACTCTTGTAGAAAAACGCATGGCAGAACTTGAAATAGGCAAGGACTTTAACATAGGTACACATACTATAGTCGGTGAGAATCATGAAGAAATCGCAACCGTGACGCATGAGTCGAAAACTAATACTTTTCGTGCTACCGGAAAGAAACGTGGCAACGTTGCAGTATCTTTCGAGAATACAATATACCGAATAGGTGAATGTGAAGGATTGGGTGTTGGAGAATGCTACCCTTATTACGTTGAAGGCATCAATATAGAAGTAAGACAATTAGGTTCAATCGTTCATGTTTCTATAGGTGTGATAGGTCAGAGTGATCACGCGTAG
- a CDS encoding S-layer homology domain-containing protein has translation MKKKLSSIFGALILACSLPLSGTAASEQRFSDVPDTKHFAEAVNDFAARAIIGGYPDGTFKPSNSITRGQAAAIIAKLLKLDMENVKDPGFKDVRTANGYYKAIAALAQANIIGGYPDGSYGPNDPITREQMASILVKAFDLPRYNYQQMDNPFIDSKNPSHAYNILILYKLGITTGTTPNTYSPKNPITRGQAAKMMKATEEVNVPMVTVKAEDLGWERIAWVDSSEMNSGVFQAIRLQGKDTPNGYTGDRVQLIPMKEGKGAISFRSNYREGTERYKKYYVHVKKVDGELKLTLEETTDYFSAEAKLSFDANDIQHISLTTMEGKKLSDDVKFTSCENGYGTCIQMDGPGQYIATVHLKNGEEERHGIEVKPTGTFYYKVETLKEQYVSTYDRGTNFDIGKHTIRAENYEQLVTITRDPGTNFFTARLVGDKAKSIRVEFERGERSELYQETGLIISIRKLGSIMNIEIHGDGYVTDI, from the coding sequence ATGAAAAAGAAATTATCTAGTATATTTGGCGCACTTATACTTGCGTGCAGCCTGCCATTATCCGGAACAGCAGCAAGTGAGCAGCGGTTTTCGGATGTACCGGATACGAAGCATTTTGCGGAGGCTGTGAATGATTTCGCGGCACGTGCTATTATCGGAGGCTACCCCGACGGTACCTTCAAGCCAAGTAACTCGATCACACGGGGACAGGCAGCTGCGATTATTGCGAAGTTGTTGAAACTGGATATGGAGAACGTCAAAGACCCCGGTTTTAAGGACGTCAGGACGGCTAATGGCTATTACAAGGCCATTGCGGCATTAGCGCAAGCAAATATTATTGGCGGCTATCCAGACGGTAGTTACGGTCCCAATGATCCGATTACCCGTGAACAAATGGCTTCGATTTTAGTAAAAGCATTTGACTTACCGCGTTATAATTATCAACAGATGGATAATCCATTCATTGATTCAAAAAATCCGTCTCATGCGTATAATATTCTGATCCTTTACAAGCTAGGTATCACGACAGGTACTACACCGAACACATACAGCCCAAAAAATCCGATTACTAGAGGGCAGGCAGCTAAAATGATGAAAGCTACTGAAGAAGTGAACGTCCCGATGGTTACGGTCAAAGCAGAAGACCTTGGGTGGGAGCGTATCGCCTGGGTCGACTCGAGTGAGATGAACTCTGGCGTTTTCCAAGCTATACGTCTACAAGGCAAGGATACACCGAACGGCTATACCGGTGATCGTGTTCAATTGATTCCGATGAAGGAAGGCAAGGGAGCGATCAGTTTTAGAAGCAACTATCGTGAGGGTACGGAAAGGTATAAAAAGTATTATGTGCATGTCAAAAAAGTCGATGGGGAATTGAAGTTGACTTTGGAAGAAACGACAGATTATTTTTCAGCAGAAGCAAAACTGTCTTTTGATGCGAATGACATTCAACATATTTCCTTGACGACAATGGAAGGGAAGAAATTATCTGATGATGTAAAATTTACGTCATGCGAGAATGGCTACGGAACATGCATCCAGATGGATGGACCAGGTCAATACATCGCGACTGTCCATTTGAAAAATGGAGAAGAGGAACGTCATGGGATTGAAGTGAAACCTACGGGTACATTTTATTATAAAGTAGAAACGTTAAAAGAGCAGTATGTGTCGACGTATGACCGCGGAACGAACTTTGATATAGGAAAGCATACAATCCGGGCGGAAAACTATGAACAGCTGGTAACGATTACTAGAGATCCGGGAACGAACTTTTTTACTGCCCGACTGGTGGGTGACAAAGCTAAATCGATCAGAGTTGAATTTGAACGAGGGGAACGTTCGGAACTCTATCAAGAAACAGGTCTTATCATTAGTATTCGTAAACTAGGTTCCATCATGAATATTGAAATACACGGAGACGGTTATGTTACAGATATTTGA
- a CDS encoding conserved phage C-terminal domain-containing protein: protein MKLLINEDPIPLLPSLAMKVGLNAALFLQQLHYRSNISKNIRDGHKWVFNTYDDWMEEFPFWSLNTIKRITYDLEQKGYLISTSKHNKMKIDNTKWYRIDYEKLPFSYTPNEILANPKVDTLPAQHETSINSQLDAVQTHTGTTAYPTMGRPITKELKKINNKTIVEKNLDVAHSVIQYLNEKTGKHFKAESAATRKFINDRIKEGYTQEDFIRVIDLKTMQWLNLRKFNAFLRPSTLFNATNFENYVNELVVTKKPEKEPYIPPVLDFNRGEELLYGN from the coding sequence ATGAAATTATTAATTAACGAAGATCCGATTCCACTATTACCTTCATTGGCAATGAAAGTAGGACTGAACGCTGCGCTATTCTTGCAACAACTTCACTACCGTTCGAACATTTCAAAAAACATTCGTGACGGTCATAAATGGGTGTTCAATACATACGACGACTGGATGGAAGAATTTCCGTTTTGGTCGCTGAACACGATTAAACGAATCACGTATGACTTGGAACAAAAAGGTTACCTGATTTCCACTTCCAAGCACAATAAGATGAAAATCGACAATACCAAATGGTACCGAATCGATTATGAAAAACTGCCATTTTCGTATACGCCAAATGAGATACTGGCCAACCCAAAAGTGGACACTCTTCCAGCTCAACATGAAACGTCAATCAACTCACAATTGGACGCTGTGCAAACCCACACTGGTACGACGGCGTATCCCACTATGGGACGGCCTATAACCAAAGAACTTAAGAAGATCAATAATAAAACCATTGTCGAGAAGAATCTCGACGTCGCACATTCTGTGATACAGTACCTGAATGAAAAAACCGGAAAACATTTTAAAGCGGAGTCCGCTGCTACCCGTAAATTCATCAACGACCGAATCAAAGAAGGCTACACACAGGAAGACTTTATTCGTGTCATCGACTTAAAGACCATGCAGTGGTTGAACCTTCGTAAATTCAATGCGTTCCTTAGACCATCTACTTTGTTTAACGCAACAAACTTTGAAAACTATGTCAATGAGCTAGTTGTTACTAAGAAACCAGAAAAAGAACCATACATTCCACCAGTTCTCGATTTCAATCGTGGTGAGGAGTTACTATACGGTAATTAA
- a CDS encoding NADP-dependent oxidoreductase: MKAIVIEQYGGSEQLVEKDLPKPEIQDQQVLIEMHATSINPIDWKVREGYLKDAMPFEFPLILGWDAAGIISEVGSKVTQFKKGDAVFARPAMENGTYSEYVAVDEELVALKPDHLSFEEAASVPLAGLTAWQCLIDFGQVKKGDQVIIHAGSGGVGSYAIQIAKSFGAYVFSTASSKNEAFLKELGVDEFIDYTTTDFADVAKDVDLVVDTMGGEILEKSLDVVKKGGRLVSIAGEPNAEKAKTNGITAESLWLNPNGKQLAELGQLMEKGEVTSHIGHTFPLTEKGLREAHDLSATHHARGKIVITIQ; this comes from the coding sequence ATGAAAGCAATCGTAATTGAACAATATGGTGGGTCGGAACAGTTAGTGGAGAAAGACCTTCCTAAACCGGAGATCCAAGATCAGCAAGTGTTGATTGAAATGCATGCCACTTCTATTAATCCGATTGACTGGAAAGTGCGGGAGGGCTATTTGAAAGACGCCATGCCTTTTGAGTTTCCGTTAATTTTAGGTTGGGATGCAGCAGGAATCATTAGTGAAGTCGGAAGCAAGGTGACGCAGTTCAAAAAGGGAGATGCGGTGTTCGCGCGTCCAGCCATGGAGAATGGCACATACAGCGAGTATGTGGCGGTCGATGAGGAGTTAGTGGCGTTAAAGCCAGATCATCTCAGCTTTGAAGAGGCAGCTTCCGTTCCGTTGGCAGGCTTAACCGCTTGGCAATGCTTGATTGACTTTGGGCAAGTGAAAAAGGGAGATCAGGTTATCATTCATGCGGGATCTGGCGGTGTGGGTAGCTATGCCATACAGATTGCCAAAAGCTTCGGTGCCTACGTTTTTTCTACGGCGAGCAGCAAGAATGAAGCATTTCTGAAAGAGCTTGGCGTGGATGAATTCATTGATTATACAACGACTGATTTTGCAGATGTTGCAAAGGACGTGGATCTAGTCGTAGACACGATGGGTGGAGAAATTTTAGAGAAGAGTCTAGATGTTGTGAAGAAGGGCGGTCGTCTCGTTTCAATTGCAGGTGAACCAAATGCAGAGAAGGCGAAAACGAATGGCATTACCGCGGAATCTTTATGGTTAAATCCAAATGGGAAACAACTCGCAGAACTGGGACAACTGATGGAAAAAGGAGAAGTCACATCTCATATTGGTCATACGTTCCCGTTAACCGAAAAGGGATTGCGTGAAGCACATGATTTAAGTGCAACACATCATGCAAGAGGTAAAATTGTGATTACGATTCAATAA
- a CDS encoding AIM24 family protein — protein sequence MKVRRRQLVCDVSQSNITIQAGAMHWMAGDVKATTGLKGVGDFIGKTIRGKMTKESSIKPEYTGTGTLVLEPTYKHILLLDVDEWDRSLVIEDGLFLACDSGLKHKAVMRSNLSSAAMGGEGLFNLGLAGQGAVALESSVAREELIEIELENDELKIDGNMAIAWSGGLEFTVERSGKTLMGSAASAEGLVNVYRGTGKILMAPFLQ from the coding sequence ATGAAAGTAAGAAGAAGACAGCTAGTTTGCGATGTCAGTCAGTCGAACATTACGATTCAGGCAGGGGCCATGCATTGGATGGCGGGAGATGTGAAAGCGACGACTGGGCTTAAGGGAGTAGGAGACTTCATCGGAAAAACGATTCGGGGTAAAATGACTAAAGAATCGAGCATCAAACCAGAGTACACGGGAACCGGTACACTTGTTTTGGAACCAACGTACAAGCATATTTTGCTACTGGACGTTGACGAGTGGGATCGGTCACTCGTCATTGAAGATGGACTATTTTTAGCTTGTGATTCAGGATTAAAACATAAGGCCGTGATGCGCTCAAATCTTTCTTCTGCTGCAATGGGCGGGGAGGGTCTTTTTAATCTGGGACTTGCCGGGCAAGGAGCGGTTGCACTGGAATCTTCCGTAGCGAGAGAGGAACTTATCGAAATCGAGTTAGAAAATGATGAGTTGAAAATCGATGGGAATATGGCGATTGCTTGGTCAGGCGGTTTAGAATTTACTGTCGAACGCTCTGGAAAAACACTTATGGGTTCGGCGGCTTCAGCCGAAGGATTGGTAAATGTCTACCGCGGAACAGGAAAAATATTAATGGCGCCGTTCCTTCAATGA
- a CDS encoding AIM24 family protein, with protein sequence MNVYTIMKFSGTGTFHQYIGNVNFTSLNHAIITITLPKKKIRKRAIILFTIKNFEDNENVKIREELGPFKVVEFQRELSVNHATAQSAYYASEMNVRRRQLVCDVSQSNITIQAGAMQWMAGDVKATTGLKGVGDFIGKTIRGKMTKESSIKPEYTGTGTLVLEPTYKHILLLDVDEWDQSLVIEDGLFLACDSGLKHKAVMRSNLSSAAMGGEGLFNLGLTGQGAIALESSIPREELIEIELENDELKIDGNMAIAWSGGLEFTVERSGKTLMGSAASGEGLVNVYRGTGKVLMAPFLQ encoded by the coding sequence ATGAATGTTTATACAATCATGAAATTTTCAGGCACAGGTACCTTTCATCAATACATAGGAAATGTGAATTTTACTAGCCTCAATCATGCTATAATTACCATTACATTGCCAAAAAAGAAAATCAGAAAGCGGGCGATTATTCTGTTTACAATTAAAAACTTTGAAGATAATGAGAATGTGAAAATTAGGGAGGAACTAGGCCCTTTTAAAGTAGTAGAGTTTCAAAGAGAATTAAGTGTCAATCATGCTACGGCCCAATCGGCATATTATGCTTCTGAAATGAATGTAAGAAGAAGACAGCTAGTTTGCGATGTTAGTCAGTCCAACATTACGATTCAGGCAGGGGCCATGCAATGGATGGCGGGAGATGTGAAAGCGACGACTGGGCTTAAGGGAGTAGGAGACTTCATCGGAAAAACGATTCGGGGCAAAATGACCAAAGAATCGAGCATCAAACCGGAGTACACGGGCACTGGTACACTTGTGCTAGAACCAACATATAAGCATATTTTGCTACTGGATGTTGATGAGTGGGATCAGTCACTCGTCATTGAAGATGGACTATTTTTAGCTTGTGATTCAGGATTAAAACATAAGGCCGTGATGCGCTCAAATCTTTCTTCTGCAGCAATGGGCGGGGAAGGTCTTTTTAATCTGGGACTTACTGGGCAAGGCGCAATTGCACTGGAATCTTCCATACCGAGAGAGGAACTTATCGAAATCGAGTTAGAAAATGATGAGTTAAAAATAGATGGGAATATGGCGATTGCTTGGTCAGGCGGTTTAGAATTTACTGTCGAACGCTCTGGAAAAACACTTATGGGTTCGGCGGCTTCAGGCGAAGGATTGGTAAATGTCTACCGCGGAACAGGAAAAGTATTAATGGCACCGTTCCTTCAATAA